Proteins encoded together in one Actinomycetes bacterium window:
- a CDS encoding FAD/NAD(P)-binding protein, which translates to MLAERTRPAPPEPMLPRRFTVLDVQAETHDTVTLGLAPVDGIPMAFRPGQFAMVGRPGFGEVPISISGDPDEPARLMHTVRAVGDATAALTRCAVGDPVFARGPYGRGWEEESGTDGDVLVVAGGIGLAPVRPVVLAVLRHRERYGRVVVVVGSRTPTDLLYRPQLEEWAARDDLDVVVTVDAGEPSWRGNVGLVTDVLPDLDPAATLVLVCGPEVMMRLTADALVRRGVVPSQIRVSMERNMRCGVGLCGHCQLREVFVCVDGPVLGYDRARTLMTMRGL; encoded by the coding sequence GTGCTCGCTGAGCGGACTCGCCCCGCCCCGCCGGAGCCGATGCTCCCGCGGCGGTTCACCGTGCTGGACGTCCAAGCCGAGACCCATGACACGGTCACGCTCGGGCTGGCACCGGTGGATGGCATCCCCATGGCGTTCCGGCCGGGCCAGTTCGCCATGGTGGGCCGCCCGGGCTTCGGCGAGGTACCCATCTCCATCAGCGGCGACCCTGACGAGCCAGCGCGTCTCATGCACACGGTTCGGGCGGTGGGGGACGCGACCGCCGCGTTGACGCGCTGCGCGGTGGGCGATCCGGTCTTCGCGCGGGGCCCGTACGGTCGGGGCTGGGAGGAGGAGAGCGGTACCGACGGAGACGTCCTCGTGGTGGCCGGCGGGATCGGCCTTGCCCCCGTGCGCCCGGTCGTCCTCGCAGTGCTGCGGCACCGCGAGCGCTACGGTCGTGTCGTCGTCGTCGTCGGCAGCCGAACACCTACCGACCTGCTCTACCGACCTCAGCTGGAGGAGTGGGCCGCTCGCGACGATCTCGACGTCGTGGTGACCGTCGATGCCGGAGAGCCGTCGTGGCGTGGCAACGTCGGCCTGGTGACCGACGTGCTGCCCGACCTCGACCCGGCCGCGACTCTGGTGCTCGTGTGCGGCCCGGAGGTCATGATGCGTCTCACGGCAGACGCGCTCGTACGTCGGGGCGTCGTGCCGTCGCAGATCCGGGTGTCCATGGAGCGCAACATGCGCTGCGGTGTGGGGCTCTGCGGTCACTGCCAGCTTCGCGAGGTGTTCGTGTGCGTCGACGGCCCGGTTCTCGGCTACGACCGCGCGCGCACCCTCATGACGATGCGGGGGCTGTGA
- a CDS encoding SDR family oxidoreductase, which yields MSILDLFRLDDRVSIVTGASAGLGVSFARALAEAGSDVVVAARRTDRLVATRDLVEATGRRCLVLPLDVSQPVQCTAVVDAAVAEFGRVDVLVNNAGIGTAVPASRETPEEFRTVIETNLNGSYWMAQACGRVMRPGSSIINISSVLGLRTGGLPQAAYSASKAGLIGLTRDLAAQWTGRKGIRVNALAPGFFASEMTELYPPGYLDAMLPHIPVGRLGLHEELAAAVVFLASDAGGYVTGQTLAVDGGITIA from the coding sequence ATGAGCATCCTCGACCTCTTCCGCCTCGACGACCGCGTCTCCATCGTCACTGGAGCATCCGCGGGTCTGGGGGTCTCCTTCGCCCGCGCCCTGGCCGAGGCCGGATCGGACGTCGTCGTGGCGGCACGGCGTACCGACCGCCTGGTCGCGACCCGCGACCTCGTCGAGGCGACCGGACGCCGCTGCCTGGTCCTGCCTCTGGACGTCTCGCAGCCCGTGCAGTGCACGGCGGTCGTGGACGCCGCGGTGGCCGAGTTCGGCCGCGTCGACGTCCTCGTCAACAACGCCGGCATCGGCACCGCCGTCCCCGCGAGCCGCGAGACGCCGGAGGAGTTCCGCACCGTCATCGAGACCAACCTCAACGGCAGCTACTGGATGGCCCAGGCATGCGGTCGCGTGATGCGCCCGGGCAGCAGCATCATCAACATCAGCAGCGTGCTGGGGCTGAGGACGGGTGGACTGCCGCAGGCCGCCTACTCGGCGAGCAAGGCTGGCCTCATCGGTCTGACCCGTGACCTGGCGGCGCAGTGGACGGGACGCAAGGGGATCCGGGTGAACGCGCTCGCACCGGGCTTCTTCGCCTCCGAGATGACCGAGCTGTACCCGCCCGGATACCTCGACGCGATGCTGCCCCACATCCCCGTCGGCCGGCTCGGTCTCCACGAGGAGCTGGCGGCGGCCGTCGTGTTCCTCGCCAGCGACGCCGGCGGCTACGTGACCGGCCAGACCTTGGCCGTCGACGGCGGGATCACCATCGCCTGA
- a CDS encoding oxidoreductase: MTIRGATARPRLAVWKFASCDGCQLTLLNCEDELLLLADAVEIAHFTEASSAHVDGPYDLSLVEGSITTPADLERVQEIRRASRRLVSIGACATSGGIQALRNFADVGEFTSLVYARPEYIDTLARSTPISAHVPVDFELHGCPVDRRQLLEVVVAYLDGRTPRIPAETVCADCKRRGNVCVVVAHGQACLGPVTQSGCGALCPSCARGCYGCFGPAPGVNVGSLVGRLLENGMGEPDVVRILRTFTAEAPAFREEADTHDSRA; encoded by the coding sequence ATGACGATTCGAGGTGCGACGGCTCGCCCACGGCTGGCCGTGTGGAAGTTCGCGTCCTGCGACGGCTGCCAGCTGACCCTGCTGAACTGCGAGGACGAGCTGCTCCTGCTCGCCGACGCCGTCGAGATCGCACACTTCACCGAGGCCTCCAGCGCCCACGTCGACGGACCCTACGACCTGTCGCTGGTCGAAGGGTCCATCACGACCCCCGCAGACCTGGAACGCGTCCAGGAGATCCGACGGGCCTCGCGCCGACTCGTCTCGATCGGCGCCTGCGCCACCAGCGGGGGCATCCAGGCGCTACGCAACTTCGCCGACGTCGGCGAGTTCACCTCGCTCGTCTACGCCCGCCCCGAGTACATCGACACCTTGGCCCGGTCCACGCCGATCTCCGCCCACGTGCCGGTGGACTTCGAGCTGCACGGGTGCCCGGTCGACCGGCGACAGCTTCTCGAGGTGGTCGTGGCGTACCTGGACGGACGTACGCCGCGCATCCCGGCCGAGACGGTCTGCGCGGACTGCAAGCGTCGCGGCAACGTCTGCGTCGTCGTCGCGCACGGACAGGCGTGCCTCGGACCGGTGACCCAGTCCGGCTGCGGCGCGTTGTGCCCGTCCTGCGCTCGAGGCTGCTACGGGTGCTTCGGGCCTGCCCCGGGCGTCAATGTCGGGTCGCTCGTCGGGCGGCTGCTCGAGAACGGGATGGGCGAGCCGGATGTGGTCCGGATCCTGCGTACGTTCACCGCCGAGGCGCCCGCCTTCCGGGAGGAGGCCGACACGCATGACTCACGCGCATGA
- a CDS encoding amidase family protein — protein MSPARTAADIAGQVRADPTSAPRVVEECLDRIAALDPRLGAFQIVCADAARAEASDLARRDLAGLPLAGVPVAIKDNVDVQGLPTRYGSGATTTAPAEKDDELVRRLRDAGAVVVGKTKLPELAIWSFTESRAHGGTATPWDLSRNAGGSTGGGAAAVAAGLVPVALGSDGGGSLRIPAAFCGVVGYKPARAVVPLAGGAQEHWYGCSVFGAIASSVADVSAVTDVLAGRTVTSVTVPPRALRVAVSMRAPVPIARPDGVTRAGIGRAVELLTAAGHAATPADPPYPLTMANDWGRCWLAGIAEDVEVMGLDETRLEPRTLAMVRRGRRLRRRGRPTAEARTSWTRTADAWFGTFDVLVSPTVARAPARLGGMRDSGYWRSYLWGATTTPYTQAWNLTGYPAVTLPLPRADGAPYAVQLVAPPGREGLLLGLAAQLEEAAGRPGLPPIAGM, from the coding sequence ATGTCCCCTGCGCGCACCGCCGCCGACATCGCAGGACAGGTCCGTGCCGACCCGACGTCGGCGCCGCGGGTCGTCGAGGAGTGCCTCGACCGGATCGCGGCGCTCGACCCGCGGCTCGGCGCGTTCCAGATCGTGTGCGCCGATGCCGCGCGGGCAGAGGCGAGTGACCTCGCCCGCCGCGACCTGGCCGGGCTCCCGCTGGCGGGAGTACCCGTCGCGATCAAGGACAACGTCGACGTCCAGGGGCTGCCCACGAGATACGGCTCCGGGGCGACGACAACGGCTCCTGCCGAGAAGGACGACGAGCTGGTGCGCCGCCTGCGCGACGCGGGGGCCGTGGTGGTGGGCAAGACGAAGCTGCCCGAGCTGGCGATCTGGAGCTTCACCGAAAGCCGCGCCCACGGTGGGACGGCGACCCCGTGGGACCTTTCTCGCAACGCCGGTGGCTCGACCGGGGGCGGGGCGGCAGCGGTCGCGGCGGGCCTGGTCCCTGTCGCGCTCGGGTCCGACGGCGGCGGGTCGCTGCGGATCCCCGCCGCCTTCTGCGGCGTTGTCGGCTACAAGCCGGCTCGTGCTGTCGTGCCGCTGGCCGGTGGGGCGCAGGAGCACTGGTACGGCTGCTCGGTGTTCGGCGCCATCGCGTCGTCGGTCGCCGACGTGTCAGCGGTGACCGACGTCCTCGCCGGCCGGACCGTCACATCGGTCACGGTGCCGCCGCGGGCGCTGCGGGTCGCGGTGTCGATGCGCGCACCGGTGCCGATCGCGCGTCCCGACGGCGTCACCCGGGCCGGGATCGGGCGCGCGGTCGAGCTGCTGACCGCGGCCGGTCATGCGGCGACCCCGGCCGACCCGCCGTACCCGCTCACCATGGCCAACGACTGGGGGCGGTGCTGGCTGGCCGGGATCGCCGAGGACGTCGAGGTCATGGGTCTCGACGAGACTCGGCTGGAACCGCGAACCCTCGCCATGGTGCGCCGGGGGCGACGGCTGCGGCGCCGGGGGAGGCCCACGGCCGAGGCGCGTACGTCCTGGACGCGCACGGCGGACGCGTGGTTCGGCACCTTCGACGTCCTGGTGTCGCCGACGGTCGCCCGGGCTCCCGCCCGGCTGGGCGGGATGCGGGACTCCGGCTACTGGCGCAGCTACCTGTGGGGCGCGACGACGACGCCGTACACGCAGGCCTGGAACCTGACCGGCTATCCCGCGGTCACCCTGCCGCTGCCCCGAGCCGACGGTGCGCCGTACGCCGTGCAGCTCGTCGCCCCTCCCGGTCGGGAGGGGCTGCTGCTCGGCCTGGCCGCTCAGCTCGAGGAGGCGGCAGGACGCCCGGGGCTACCGCCCATCGCCGGAATGTGA
- a CDS encoding TetR/AcrR family transcriptional regulator, with product MTVSETGVRDRVLEAGVQLFAAQGYDATSVAQIVAMAGVAKGGFYHHFTSKEQLLYAVYGDLIERQLLGMDRILAAGRGPAETLRALILDLVETTAERAPQALVFMRERHRLGDERTEQFRVARRRYHDAVVRLVHDAQADGRFSAVASPETVTLTIFGVINELPVWYRPRGRKQPRQLGSEIADFVLAALERTS from the coding sequence ATGACCGTCTCGGAAACGGGCGTTCGCGACCGCGTGCTCGAGGCAGGAGTGCAGCTGTTCGCGGCCCAGGGCTATGACGCCACCAGCGTGGCGCAGATCGTCGCGATGGCGGGCGTGGCCAAGGGCGGCTTCTATCACCACTTCACGAGCAAGGAGCAGCTGCTCTACGCGGTCTACGGAGACCTGATCGAGCGTCAGCTGCTGGGGATGGACCGCATCCTCGCGGCGGGCAGGGGTCCGGCGGAGACGTTGCGGGCCCTGATCCTCGACCTCGTCGAGACGACTGCCGAGCGCGCGCCGCAGGCACTCGTGTTCATGCGCGAGCGTCATCGTCTCGGTGACGAACGCACCGAGCAGTTCCGCGTCGCCAGACGGCGCTACCACGACGCCGTCGTCCGCCTGGTCCACGACGCCCAGGCCGACGGCAGGTTCTCCGCGGTCGCGTCGCCGGAGACCGTGACCCTCACCATCTTCGGTGTGATCAACGAGCTGCCAGTGTGGTACCGGCCGCGCGGCCGCAAGCAGCCACGACAGCTGGGCTCCGAGATCGCCGACTTCGTCCTGGCCGCATTGGAGCGCACGTCATGA
- a CDS encoding acyl-CoA dehydrogenase family protein, which produces MDFTHSERSRQLQAAMHAFLAERVYPAEEEFEREAAALRAAGTPFRTPAVMADLKAEARSRGLWNLFLPDAEHGAGLSVLDYAPVAELSGRSPSIAPEAMNCAAPDTGNMELLALFGTAEQRAQWLEPLLAGEIRSCFSMTEPDVASSDATNIATRIREDGGEWVVTGRKWWSTGAMRPECRIAIVMGVTDPDAGRGSRHSMILVPLDTPGVEVSGSTTVFGYDDGPHGGHAVIDFRNVRVPATSLLGERGQGFAMAQARLGPGRVHHCMRSLGMAERALEAMCERALSRSAFGGPIAAQGVVREWIAESRLALDQARLLVLKTAFLIDTVGVRAAATEIAAIKVAAPRAASYVLDRAIQVHGGAGVSGDLAQAWAALRTLHLADGPDEVHLRSVAREELRRHTASAG; this is translated from the coding sequence ATGGACTTCACCCACAGCGAGCGCTCACGGCAGCTCCAGGCGGCGATGCACGCCTTCCTCGCCGAGCGGGTCTACCCCGCGGAGGAGGAGTTCGAGCGCGAGGCAGCCGCGCTGCGGGCCGCCGGCACACCGTTTCGCACGCCGGCGGTGATGGCTGACCTCAAGGCCGAGGCCCGCTCACGAGGGCTCTGGAACCTGTTCCTGCCGGACGCGGAGCACGGCGCCGGACTGTCCGTGCTCGACTACGCCCCGGTCGCGGAGCTGTCGGGACGCTCGCCGAGCATCGCTCCCGAGGCCATGAACTGCGCGGCTCCGGACACCGGGAACATGGAGCTGCTGGCGCTGTTCGGGACGGCGGAGCAGAGGGCCCAGTGGCTGGAGCCGCTGCTGGCGGGTGAGATCCGTTCCTGCTTCTCGATGACCGAGCCGGATGTCGCCAGCAGCGATGCCACGAACATCGCCACCCGCATCCGCGAGGACGGCGGGGAGTGGGTGGTCACCGGTCGCAAGTGGTGGTCCACCGGTGCCATGCGTCCGGAGTGCCGCATCGCGATCGTCATGGGGGTCACCGACCCCGACGCCGGACGGGGCTCCCGCCACTCGATGATCCTCGTTCCGCTGGACACGCCCGGCGTCGAGGTCAGCGGTTCCACCACCGTGTTCGGCTATGACGACGGGCCGCACGGCGGACACGCCGTCATCGACTTCCGCAACGTGCGCGTCCCCGCGACGAGCCTGCTCGGCGAGCGCGGCCAGGGCTTCGCCATGGCGCAGGCGCGGCTCGGCCCGGGTCGGGTCCATCACTGCATGCGCAGCCTGGGCATGGCCGAACGCGCGCTCGAGGCGATGTGCGAGCGTGCCCTGTCTCGCAGTGCCTTCGGCGGCCCCATCGCCGCGCAGGGCGTCGTACGGGAGTGGATCGCGGAGTCGAGGCTGGCCCTCGACCAAGCCCGGCTGCTGGTGTTGAAGACCGCGTTCCTCATCGACACCGTCGGCGTGCGGGCGGCTGCGACCGAGATCGCCGCGATCAAGGTCGCGGCACCGCGCGCGGCGTCGTACGTGCTCGACCGCGCCATCCAGGTGCACGGCGGAGCGGGCGTCTCCGGGGACCTTGCCCAGGCATGGGCGGCGCTGCGCACGCTGCACCTCGCCGACGGCCCCGACGAGGTGCACCTACGGTCGGTGGCCAGGGAGGAGCTGCGGCGGCACACCGCGAGCGCCGGATGA
- a CDS encoding TetR/AcrR family transcriptional regulator — MTPVKSSRAGASRKEQARTTALRIVRAAHTLFIERGYTGTRMADVADAAGVAVQTVYFRFHTKAELLHACYELAVLGEDDPRPPMEQAWFAMFVSARSGPAAIRAFAEGNTGIATRVGQLDDIVRSAVHEPEAVEVRRRSEQLRRDGYRQMLQSLHDRFGLRDGLDVQRGTDLLLAFGGTALWRPLVVEYGWTTEDFVGLLTDVLCDQLLPPRRRRAR, encoded by the coding sequence ATGACTCCTGTCAAGAGCTCGCGAGCTGGCGCGTCGCGCAAGGAGCAGGCACGCACGACGGCCCTGCGGATCGTCCGAGCCGCCCATACGCTCTTCATCGAGCGGGGATACACCGGCACGCGGATGGCCGATGTCGCCGACGCGGCAGGGGTAGCCGTCCAGACCGTGTACTTCCGGTTTCACACCAAGGCGGAGCTGCTCCATGCCTGCTACGAGCTGGCCGTGCTCGGCGAGGACGACCCGCGTCCCCCGATGGAACAGGCCTGGTTCGCGATGTTCGTGTCGGCACGATCCGGCCCGGCCGCCATCCGCGCCTTCGCGGAGGGCAACACCGGGATCGCCACGAGGGTCGGCCAGCTCGACGACATCGTGCGCAGCGCCGTGCACGAGCCGGAGGCCGTCGAGGTACGCCGGCGCAGCGAACAACTGCGGCGCGACGGTTACCGGCAGATGCTCCAGTCGCTCCACGATCGCTTCGGGCTGCGCGACGGGCTGGACGTGCAGCGGGGGACCGACCTCCTCCTCGCCTTCGGAGGGACCGCGCTATGGCGCCCTCTCGTCGTCGAGTACGGCTGGACGACCGAGGACTTCGTCGGATTGCTCACGGACGTCCTGTGCGACCAGCTCCTGCCACCCCGGCGCCGCCGGGCCCGCTGA
- a CDS encoding phosphotransferase family protein encodes MAALPGLDLDVLGAWMDTVHPGLRAGPLRGALLPGGKSNLTYRVDDGRSTWAVRRPPLGHVLPTAHDMAREFRVISALAATDVPVPPPVGLCEDVEILGAPFYVMRFVEGVVLDTPAAIESVPVDAATTLSEQLVDTLAALHAVDPEQVGLADFGRPDGFLARQVARWHKQWQASQTRVQPLEPEVVDLLTQRLPESAPGTVVHGDYRLSNVIVTPALDGIAAILDWEMATLGDPLTDVGLLYVYRRVADGSNTILPRMTVDRGFPAADELARRYGRASGRDLSTLPWYVGFGYFKLAVIAEGIAARFQQGKTVGEGFDRIGEAVPGLLEHARGALAALD; translated from the coding sequence ATGGCGGCACTGCCCGGGCTCGACCTCGACGTGCTCGGTGCCTGGATGGACACGGTTCACCCCGGGCTGCGAGCGGGACCGCTGCGGGGCGCCCTGCTGCCGGGGGGAAAGTCGAACCTGACCTACCGGGTCGACGACGGGCGCTCGACCTGGGCGGTCCGGCGCCCGCCGCTGGGCCACGTCCTGCCCACCGCGCACGACATGGCGCGCGAGTTCCGCGTGATCAGCGCGCTCGCCGCCACCGACGTCCCGGTGCCCCCACCGGTCGGCCTGTGCGAGGACGTCGAGATCCTCGGTGCGCCCTTCTATGTCATGCGATTCGTCGAGGGCGTGGTGCTGGACACCCCGGCGGCGATCGAGTCGGTGCCCGTCGATGCCGCCACCACCCTCAGCGAGCAGCTCGTCGACACCCTCGCCGCCCTCCACGCCGTCGACCCCGAACAGGTCGGCCTGGCGGACTTCGGGCGACCGGACGGCTTCCTGGCCCGGCAGGTCGCCCGCTGGCACAAGCAGTGGCAGGCCTCGCAGACGCGCGTACAGCCGCTCGAGCCCGAGGTCGTCGACCTGCTCACCCAGCGCCTTCCGGAGTCGGCGCCCGGCACGGTCGTGCACGGCGACTACCGGCTCAGCAACGTCATCGTCACCCCCGCCCTCGACGGCATCGCGGCGATCCTCGACTGGGAGATGGCGACGCTCGGCGACCCCCTGACCGACGTCGGTCTGCTCTACGTCTACCGCCGCGTCGCCGACGGCAGCAACACGATCCTGCCCCGGATGACGGTGGACCGGGGCTTCCCCGCCGCCGACGAGCTGGCCCGACGCTACGGGCGGGCCTCGGGCCGGGACCTGTCCACGCTCCCCTGGTACGTGGGCTTCGGCTACTTCAAGCTCGCCGTCATCGCCGAGGGCATCGCGGCTCGCTTCCAGCAGGGCAAGACGGTCGGCGAGGGGTTCGACCGCATCGGGGAGGCCGTACCCGGCCTGCTCGAGCACGCGCGCGGCGCTCTCGCCGCCCTGGACTGA
- a CDS encoding hydrogenase maturation protease, translating to MRALVVGVGNPYRGDDGVGLAVVEELRRRATPDLELMAVPVPTRLVDAWQGWDDVVVVDAIRSGRPPGSVVVDQAAERSPPRAGGTHGFGVRESIELARGLGRLPARLTVVGVEAASVAVGSELSEAVAAAVGRAADEVVAVLCTRGWSVALSWIPLGAGDRIGLVRASGRLFELLQSWRDHRRPGQLFHSALEVTADGVPYTVEMAPAWSGPRGDRGVVCSGPVGLRSWGRSRWFRYEVRLWRDGVIPDLDARVGPPMRLSTDSSRVRALLDLAASFPTLTWGRDERGYGEMWNSNSLVSWLLARSGHELSGVDPPGLGRAPGWAAGLRAAGSRISGPGGAGVAGAGRTGRP from the coding sequence GTGAGGGCGCTCGTGGTGGGAGTCGGCAATCCGTACCGGGGGGACGACGGCGTCGGCTTGGCGGTGGTCGAGGAGCTGCGCCGCCGCGCGACGCCTGACCTGGAGCTCATGGCCGTCCCCGTCCCCACTCGGCTCGTGGACGCCTGGCAGGGCTGGGACGACGTCGTCGTCGTCGACGCGATCCGCTCCGGCCGACCGCCGGGATCTGTCGTCGTGGACCAGGCCGCCGAGCGGTCCCCGCCCCGTGCCGGAGGCACCCACGGGTTCGGCGTCCGCGAGTCGATCGAGCTGGCCCGGGGCCTGGGCCGCCTGCCCGCTCGGCTCACCGTGGTCGGCGTCGAGGCGGCGAGCGTCGCGGTCGGGTCCGAGCTGTCCGAGGCCGTGGCCGCCGCCGTCGGGCGCGCAGCCGACGAGGTGGTCGCCGTGCTCTGCACGCGCGGCTGGTCGGTCGCGCTGTCCTGGATCCCGCTCGGGGCCGGCGACCGGATCGGCCTGGTCCGCGCGAGTGGCCGTCTCTTCGAGCTCCTCCAGTCGTGGCGCGACCATCGCCGGCCCGGCCAGCTCTTCCATTCGGCGCTCGAGGTGACAGCGGACGGTGTTCCGTACACCGTCGAGATGGCACCCGCTTGGTCAGGGCCCCGTGGCGACCGCGGTGTCGTCTGCTCGGGGCCCGTGGGGCTCAGGTCCTGGGGGCGATCGCGCTGGTTTCGCTACGAGGTTCGGCTCTGGCGCGACGGGGTCATCCCCGATCTCGACGCGCGTGTCGGTCCCCCGATGCGGCTGTCCACGGACTCATCGCGCGTACGCGCGCTGCTCGACCTCGCCGCCTCGTTCCCGACCCTGACGTGGGGGCGCGACGAACGTGGCTACGGGGAGATGTGGAACTCCAACAGCCTCGTGTCCTGGCTCCTCGCCAGAAGCGGCCACGAGCTGAGCGGGGTCGACCCGCCGGGCCTGGGCAGAGCCCCGGGGTGGGCCGCCGGGCTGCGCGCGGCAGGCTCGCGGATCAGCGGGCCCGGCGGCGCCGGGGTGGCAGGAGCTGGTCGCACAGGACGTCCGTGA
- a CDS encoding Ni/Fe hydrogenase subunit alpha: MTHAHDGDHLLRVDALARVEGEGAMHVRVVDGRVTEVELRIYEPPRFFEALLRGRSFVEAPDITARICGICPVAYQMSACQAIEAACGVEVPDEIRRMRRLLYCGEWIESHSLHVYLLHAPDFLGYDSAIDLARDHREVVERGLRLKKAGNALMTLVGGRSVHPVNVRVGGFYRLPHREELDDLRPALAQALDDALETVRLVGTFAFPVFEQPHEYLALRAPGEGYPLERGRVTTTGGLAFDAAELDRHVVEEHVARSTALHSHLAGSGARYAVGPLARYALNADRLSPRAAEAASEAGLGAPCRNPFRSIVVRAVETVYACEEALAIIDGWTGASAPSVEVAPRAGVGYGATEAPRGVLFHRYEIDADGSILDARIVPPTSQNQASIEADLLSFTQANLALDDEELTRRCEQAIRNYDPCISCATHFLDVTVDRS, encoded by the coding sequence ATGACTCACGCGCATGACGGTGACCACCTGCTGCGCGTCGACGCGCTGGCACGCGTCGAGGGCGAGGGGGCGATGCACGTCCGGGTGGTCGACGGGCGGGTCACCGAGGTCGAACTGAGGATCTACGAGCCGCCCAGGTTCTTCGAGGCGCTGCTGCGTGGACGCTCGTTCGTGGAGGCGCCGGACATCACCGCGCGCATCTGCGGAATCTGCCCGGTGGCCTACCAGATGAGTGCCTGCCAGGCCATCGAGGCGGCGTGCGGTGTCGAGGTTCCCGACGAGATCCGGCGCATGCGGCGGTTGCTCTACTGCGGCGAGTGGATCGAGAGCCATTCGCTGCACGTCTATCTCCTGCACGCCCCCGACTTCCTCGGCTACGACAGCGCGATCGACCTCGCGCGCGACCACCGCGAGGTCGTCGAGCGAGGGTTGCGGCTGAAGAAGGCGGGCAACGCGCTCATGACCCTGGTGGGCGGTCGCTCCGTCCATCCGGTGAACGTCCGTGTCGGCGGCTTCTATCGCCTGCCCCACCGTGAGGAGCTCGACGACCTCCGTCCGGCGCTCGCACAGGCGCTCGATGACGCGCTGGAGACAGTCCGCCTCGTGGGAACTTTCGCGTTCCCCGTCTTCGAGCAGCCGCACGAGTACCTCGCGCTGCGCGCGCCCGGCGAAGGTTATCCGCTGGAGCGTGGTCGCGTGACGACCACGGGCGGGTTGGCCTTCGACGCCGCCGAGCTGGACCGACACGTCGTCGAGGAGCACGTCGCACGATCGACCGCGCTGCACTCGCACCTCGCCGGGTCCGGCGCACGTTACGCCGTGGGCCCCCTCGCGCGGTACGCGCTCAACGCCGACCGGCTCTCACCACGTGCGGCGGAGGCAGCCAGTGAGGCGGGGCTCGGCGCCCCCTGCCGCAACCCGTTCCGCTCCATCGTCGTGCGCGCAGTGGAGACCGTCTACGCCTGCGAGGAGGCGCTGGCCATCATCGACGGCTGGACCGGTGCCTCGGCACCGTCGGTGGAGGTGGCGCCGCGGGCCGGCGTCGGCTACGGCGCGACAGAGGCGCCTCGCGGGGTGCTCTTCCACCGGTACGAGATCGACGCCGACGGCTCGATCCTCGACGCCCGCATCGTCCCGCCAACGTCGCAGAACCAGGCGAGCATCGAGGCGGACCTCCTGAGCTTCACCCAGGCCAATCTCGCTCTCGACGACGAGGAGCTCACCCGCCGCTGCGAGCAGGCGATCCGCAACTACGACCCGTGCATCTCCTGCGCGACGCACTTCCTCGACGTGACGGTGGACCGCTCGTGA
- a CDS encoding cyclic nucleotide-binding domain-containing protein, producing MRSVEQLIAGHPFFVDLDEETVRHLAGCALNRHFDADEYLFRADDPAETFFLLRGGSVAIEIQGPGERRLIVETQGPGSVVGLSWLFPPYRHSMDARALSSTSAVALDAGCLREKCDQDPRVGYLMLQRLARAMHDRMMSARVRLLDLYGAPSAR from the coding sequence ATGAGAAGCGTCGAGCAGCTGATCGCGGGGCACCCGTTCTTCGTGGACCTCGACGAGGAGACCGTGCGTCATCTCGCCGGCTGCGCGCTGAACCGGCACTTCGACGCCGACGAGTACCTGTTCCGCGCGGACGACCCGGCCGAGACCTTCTTCCTACTGCGCGGTGGCTCGGTCGCGATCGAGATCCAGGGACCCGGCGAGCGGCGGCTCATCGTGGAGACGCAGGGCCCGGGCAGCGTGGTCGGCCTGTCGTGGCTGTTCCCGCCGTACCGGCACTCGATGGACGCCCGGGCGCTGTCGTCCACGAGCGCGGTGGCTCTCGACGCAGGCTGCCTGCGCGAGAAGTGCGACCAGGACCCGCGGGTCGGGTACCTGATGCTGCAGAGACTCGCGCGTGCCATGCACGACCGGATGATGTCGGCGCGTGTCCGCCTGCTCGACCTCTACGGGGCCCCGAGTGCTCGCTGA